From the genome of Pseudomonas sp. Teo4, one region includes:
- a CDS encoding APC family permease produces the protein MSIEASESVAGATVSQKKLSGNMGALSLAMTVLAFSAPLTTVAGYIPVSLMFGGVGSPLLFVLVSVVMLLFGIGYVTLNSVVRRSGDFYSFITYGLGKSAGLGAGLTAAVSYFVLLAGVTSYFGVSCAEFHRSLTGSALPWYFYTLSCWAVVGILGYLHVELSAKVLLWVMLAEIVVCLGFAFGVLSIGGDTGMAASAPFSTGELSKDGVNIPFSMLFAVSFFMGFEATALYRDEVRDPDKTIRRATYGSIIFIGAMYTICAYALVTAYGSNVQQVATDSPATMFSLAFGKYIDVRLQMIVTVLVLTSAFASALSTHNVLSRYLFNLGNDGALPKFLSNIHVKHSSPFAASMAVSAMVLCVLLPFIVIGAKPELLYGQLSGVGTSGVIILMAVVNISALTWYLRKGRHEGVSFVKAFMAPAISGVFFIGLVTLVAYNFNLLAGGEPGERTWMLLCLIGVLVAGMGLARYFKIKRPEVYERLGRNPVV, from the coding sequence ATGAGTATAGAGGCTTCAGAGAGCGTCGCAGGCGCCACAGTCAGTCAGAAAAAGTTATCAGGTAATATGGGTGCTCTGAGTCTGGCTATGACGGTGCTGGCATTCTCTGCTCCACTGACAACAGTGGCGGGTTATATCCCTGTGTCGTTAATGTTTGGCGGTGTGGGTAGTCCGCTTCTCTTCGTGCTTGTATCTGTTGTAATGCTTTTGTTCGGTATAGGGTACGTCACGCTTAATAGTGTGGTTCGTAGGTCGGGAGATTTCTATTCATTCATTACTTACGGCCTGGGTAAGTCAGCTGGGCTTGGTGCGGGGTTGACCGCCGCAGTTTCATATTTCGTGCTTCTGGCCGGCGTTACTTCCTACTTTGGCGTTTCCTGCGCCGAGTTTCATCGAAGCTTAACCGGTAGCGCTTTGCCTTGGTATTTCTACACCCTGAGCTGCTGGGCGGTGGTGGGTATTCTTGGGTACCTGCATGTGGAACTCTCGGCCAAGGTGCTGCTTTGGGTTATGTTGGCTGAGATCGTAGTGTGCTTAGGCTTTGCCTTCGGAGTGTTGAGTATTGGTGGTGACACGGGTATGGCTGCGTCTGCTCCCTTCAGCACTGGTGAACTCTCCAAAGACGGCGTGAACATCCCTTTCTCGATGCTGTTCGCCGTTTCGTTCTTCATGGGTTTTGAAGCTACCGCGCTGTATCGAGATGAAGTCCGTGACCCGGACAAGACCATCCGTCGCGCCACTTATGGCTCCATCATCTTCATCGGTGCGATGTACACCATCTGTGCCTACGCATTGGTCACCGCTTACGGAAGCAATGTTCAGCAGGTGGCGACCGACTCGCCTGCCACTATGTTTTCACTGGCGTTTGGTAAGTACATCGATGTCCGTCTCCAGATGATCGTGACTGTGTTGGTGCTCACGTCGGCCTTTGCTTCTGCTCTTTCGACTCATAACGTGCTTTCGCGATACCTATTCAATCTGGGCAACGATGGTGCGCTGCCAAAGTTCCTGAGCAACATTCATGTGAAGCATTCGTCTCCTTTCGCAGCGTCTATGGCTGTGTCTGCGATGGTGCTTTGTGTGCTTCTGCCGTTCATCGTCATCGGCGCTAAGCCTGAACTTCTCTATGGTCAGCTCTCCGGTGTTGGAACCTCAGGGGTTATCATTCTTATGGCTGTGGTCAACATCTCGGCTCTGACCTGGTATCTCCGTAAGGGGCGCCATGAAGGTGTCAGCTTTGTCAAAGCCTTCATGGCTCCGGCGATTTCGGGCGTGTTCTTTATCGGTTTGGTAACATTAGTCGCCTACAATTTCAACCTGCTAGCCGGCGGTGAGCCTGGGGAGCGAACCTGGATGCTGCTTTGCTTGATCGGTGTGCTTGTTGCTGGCATGGGGTTGGCTCGATACTTCAAGATCAAGCGTCCTGAAGTCTATGAGCGACTCGGTCGGAACCCTGTAGTCTGA
- a CDS encoding LysR family transcriptional regulator yields the protein MNTKLLETFVELARTPHLRKLAERLHATPSALSMRVKNLEEQLGVALFSTDKKTLSLTEEGRRLLPYAEAAISSLQEFLSAASQVSGMGGVVRVGLIEAAVYTLLPELVRRTKTELPNVNVTWVVGLTAELLEQLNKGELDLVLSLDKQPQNPYSVSEKLLTLATSWVGKSGLAISIDDESFIFAHQILTPMSNTTPSDDAARTVQKLAFKYGINPTTIQLSSSPSISALITLIRNGIGIGVLPAVLVREHLAHGELMILPVTAPPPMIIHRWHLTNAGPATLKVAELVSIVASERQSDYLKSELDGSTRGA from the coding sequence ATGAATACCAAGCTTCTTGAGACATTTGTCGAGCTGGCACGTACACCACACCTGCGAAAGTTGGCCGAACGTCTTCATGCCACGCCATCTGCGCTATCGATGAGAGTGAAGAACCTGGAGGAGCAGTTAGGGGTAGCGCTTTTCAGCACTGATAAAAAAACGCTTTCACTTACTGAAGAGGGGAGGCGATTGCTGCCTTATGCGGAAGCCGCAATTTCATCCCTACAGGAATTCCTTAGTGCGGCATCTCAAGTGTCCGGGATGGGGGGAGTGGTACGAGTTGGGCTTATCGAAGCTGCCGTTTACACCCTATTGCCTGAGCTTGTGCGTCGCACCAAAACGGAACTGCCGAACGTTAACGTGACCTGGGTTGTAGGGCTTACTGCTGAGCTCCTTGAACAGCTCAACAAAGGTGAGCTTGATTTAGTGCTGTCGCTCGACAAGCAGCCCCAAAACCCTTACTCAGTGTCGGAAAAGCTACTTACACTGGCGACCAGCTGGGTAGGCAAGTCCGGCTTGGCGATCAGCATTGATGACGAGTCGTTCATTTTTGCTCACCAGATCCTAACTCCCATGAGCAATACTACGCCGTCAGATGATGCAGCCCGAACGGTGCAGAAGCTCGCTTTCAAGTACGGTATCAATCCGACGACTATTCAGCTGTCGAGCTCGCCATCGATATCCGCTCTTATCACATTGATTCGCAACGGTATTGGTATTGGGGTTCTGCCTGCCGTTTTGGTGAGGGAGCACCTTGCTCATGGTGAGTTGATGATACTTCCAGTGACAGCTCCACCGCCCATGATCATCCACCGGTGGCATCTAACTAATGCCGGCCCGGCCACCCTCAAGGTCGCCGAGCTGGTCTCAATAGTCGCATCGGAACGACAAAGTGATTATTTGAAAAGTGAGTTAGATGGCTCGACTAGAGGGGCTTAG
- a CDS encoding threonine/serine dehydratase, whose amino-acid sequence MSSIEKGERPVPPTLKDIQEAAARIKDYAARTPLLENPELNELLGGRLLFKPEVLQRTASFKFRGACNRLLQLSAEQQRAGVVAFSSGNHALATSAVGRILNIPATIIMPSDAPQAKIKGARANGATVILYDRQKDDREAIGAEIANRTGATMVPPYNDPFIIAGQGTVGLEIMEDLEHLGIKADSVLAACSGGGLIAGVATAIRAKSESTQVFAVEPAGFDELARSLASGKRESNAPGAKSICDALQVVTPGDLTFDINQRLLAGSLVVTDDEVRKAMRVAYDKLKLILEPGGAVGLAAVLEGRVETRGRTTVVVLSGGNVDPALYAEIITAQ is encoded by the coding sequence ATGTCCAGTATTGAAAAAGGCGAACGACCGGTTCCTCCCACACTGAAAGACATTCAGGAGGCCGCAGCCCGAATTAAAGATTACGCGGCGCGAACGCCTCTGCTGGAAAACCCCGAGCTCAATGAGCTGTTAGGCGGGCGGTTGCTGTTTAAGCCGGAGGTATTGCAACGCACTGCATCCTTCAAGTTCCGTGGAGCGTGCAACCGCTTGCTTCAACTATCCGCAGAGCAACAGCGCGCAGGTGTGGTCGCGTTCTCGTCAGGCAACCACGCACTTGCAACATCGGCGGTCGGCCGAATCCTGAACATCCCCGCCACGATCATCATGCCGTCAGATGCACCTCAAGCCAAGATCAAAGGTGCACGAGCCAATGGCGCGACCGTCATCCTATACGATCGCCAGAAGGATGACCGTGAAGCCATCGGCGCTGAAATTGCGAACCGCACCGGCGCCACCATGGTTCCACCCTACAACGATCCATTCATCATCGCCGGCCAGGGCACCGTTGGCCTGGAGATCATGGAAGACCTTGAGCATCTGGGCATCAAGGCCGACAGCGTCCTCGCAGCATGCAGTGGCGGCGGCTTGATCGCAGGCGTTGCAACCGCCATACGCGCCAAAAGCGAAAGCACCCAGGTATTCGCCGTTGAACCTGCTGGATTCGATGAGCTCGCTCGGTCGCTGGCAAGCGGGAAACGTGAAAGCAATGCCCCTGGCGCCAAATCGATCTGCGACGCCCTGCAGGTCGTGACTCCAGGCGACCTCACCTTCGACATCAACCAACGGCTACTGGCAGGCAGCCTGGTAGTCACCGATGACGAAGTCCGCAAGGCCATGCGAGTGGCTTACGACAAGCTCAAGCTGATTCTCGAACCAGGTGGAGCTGTAGGCCTAGCCGCAGTGCTTGAAGGTCGTGTCGAAACCCGTGGCCGTACAACCGTGGTCGTGCTGAGCGGCGGCAACGTAGATCCCGCGCTCTACGCAGAAATCATTACTGCACAGTGA
- a CDS encoding glutamate cyclase domain-containing protein — protein MLKPDSAQFRRVAQTIDDFMKIDFTGVGLISNLYAALQKNQPGFCCMGAAERLVEAAKSHPDRPIAILTGFPEGGGVPETDGPIGAALLARAIFLGLGVMTVIVIDEDWVEMMMATCRGAGLAPRLLPESGKADAIEYLRPVYIKPVSKEKAACHKASDELLEITQPSLLLSIERPGCNVNGLYHGLGGRPLDGMVGDLDYLFNKAKNQGLMTLGIGDGGNELGMGVISKELPTFSPKAVDCGTPGRGGVGAVTAAEWLVISNISNWGATGIVAALSALLENPVVFHEPEIETRSTELCVAHGGVDGMFMGPEPAHDGIAMREYEGMVRALRGSVMRALGHSINWQGHQGDWRQLK, from the coding sequence ATGCTCAAGCCTGATAGCGCTCAATTTCGACGAGTCGCGCAAACCATCGACGACTTCATGAAGATCGACTTCACCGGCGTCGGTCTGATTTCAAACCTGTATGCAGCCTTGCAGAAAAACCAACCAGGTTTCTGCTGCATGGGCGCCGCCGAGCGCCTCGTTGAAGCTGCTAAATCTCATCCTGATCGCCCGATTGCCATCCTGACCGGCTTCCCAGAAGGTGGCGGTGTTCCGGAAACTGACGGCCCCATCGGTGCAGCCCTTCTGGCCCGCGCCATCTTCCTGGGGCTCGGCGTCATGACAGTCATCGTGATTGACGAGGACTGGGTTGAGATGATGATGGCTACCTGCCGGGGTGCTGGCCTGGCCCCACGCCTGTTGCCAGAGTCGGGTAAAGCGGATGCGATTGAATACCTGCGTCCGGTTTACATCAAGCCTGTCTCCAAAGAAAAGGCAGCCTGCCATAAAGCCAGCGATGAGCTTTTGGAAATCACCCAGCCGTCCCTGCTGCTTTCAATTGAACGACCAGGCTGTAACGTCAATGGTCTTTATCACGGCCTGGGTGGTCGCCCACTCGACGGTATGGTCGGTGATCTGGATTACCTCTTCAACAAGGCGAAAAACCAAGGCCTCATGACCTTGGGTATCGGTGACGGCGGTAATGAGCTCGGAATGGGCGTCATTTCCAAAGAACTGCCGACCTTCTCCCCGAAAGCAGTGGACTGCGGAACTCCTGGCCGTGGAGGCGTGGGCGCAGTAACTGCTGCTGAGTGGCTCGTGATTTCGAACATCTCGAACTGGGGTGCCACCGGTATTGTCGCCGCCCTCTCAGCGTTGCTCGAGAACCCAGTGGTGTTCCATGAGCCCGAAATTGAAACCCGCAGCACTGAACTGTGTGTTGCTCACGGTGGTGTTGACGGCATGTTCATGGGCCCGGAGCCAGCTCATGACGGTATCGCGATGCGTGAATACGAAGGGATGGTCAGGGCGCTGCGCGGGAGCGTAATGCGTGCGCTGGGCCATTCGATCAACTGGCAAGGCCATCAAGGCGACTGGAGACAGCTTAAATGA
- a CDS encoding RidA family protein: MSYRTFTEALKELNLELPATNAPRGSYAPAIKAGDLLFVAGQAPRVNGELKFSGRVGHELTIEQGREAAQLCALNVLGHLAHATGDDPSKVVTAVRLAGVVNSAEDFTAHSQVLDAASDLIAKVLGTAGQHARIATGASSLPSGMAVEIEAIFQLK; the protein is encoded by the coding sequence ATGAGTTACCGCACTTTTACCGAAGCACTGAAAGAGTTGAACCTGGAACTGCCAGCTACCAACGCTCCTCGTGGCAGCTACGCTCCAGCCATCAAAGCTGGTGATCTGCTGTTCGTCGCCGGGCAGGCTCCACGAGTCAACGGTGAGCTGAAATTCTCTGGCCGTGTTGGGCACGAACTGACCATCGAGCAAGGCCGTGAAGCTGCTCAACTGTGCGCACTGAACGTATTGGGTCACCTCGCACATGCGACTGGCGACGATCCATCCAAGGTAGTGACCGCAGTAAGGCTGGCCGGCGTAGTAAATAGCGCCGAAGATTTCACTGCCCACTCCCAGGTTCTGGATGCTGCTTCGGATCTGATCGCCAAGGTACTGGGTACCGCAGGCCAGCATGCTCGAATCGCCACTGGCGCATCTTCGCTGCCGTCTGGAATGGCAGTTGAGATCGAAGCGATCTTCCAGCTGAAGTGA
- a CDS encoding LysR family transcriptional regulator: MARLTELQSFIQIAQKGSFAAAAVSEGVTAAMLGRRLDSLEKRLGVKLMHRSTRGLHLTELGEQLLERAKYLVREFDDMEASISNSARHVAGNLLVSAPAAFGRVHVAPHALGFHEKFPNLKLSFNLTDSLVDLVGEGYDLSIRIGWVTDPNYVAVKLFSNRRVVCGTPDYFAKHGRPTSLEDLSNHNCLAFTSQGGQPRGWTFQRDGKQIAMRVSGNMACNDGELLFSWMRQGLGIGWRSTWEIHKELETGELVTVLDEFAMPDYDIQAVYPQQRFLPAKVRHFIDYLKAVYQRPDYWL, translated from the coding sequence ATGGCGCGGCTTACAGAGCTTCAAAGCTTCATTCAAATAGCCCAGAAAGGCAGCTTTGCCGCTGCTGCGGTTAGCGAAGGTGTCACGGCTGCAATGCTCGGTCGCCGTTTGGATTCGCTCGAGAAACGGTTGGGCGTAAAACTCATGCATCGTTCGACTCGAGGCCTCCATCTGACTGAGCTTGGAGAGCAGCTTTTGGAGAGGGCGAAATACCTGGTGCGCGAATTCGATGATATGGAAGCGAGCATCAGCAACAGTGCGAGGCACGTCGCTGGAAACCTGCTTGTATCTGCACCGGCTGCCTTTGGACGGGTGCACGTAGCTCCTCACGCACTTGGTTTTCATGAGAAATTTCCGAACCTCAAGCTGTCTTTCAATCTCACCGATAGCCTCGTGGACTTGGTGGGGGAGGGATACGATCTGAGCATCAGGATTGGCTGGGTAACCGACCCGAACTATGTTGCCGTGAAGCTTTTTTCTAACCGGCGAGTTGTGTGCGGTACGCCGGATTACTTCGCCAAACATGGCCGTCCGACGAGCTTGGAGGATCTGTCAAATCACAACTGCTTGGCTTTCACATCACAGGGTGGCCAACCGCGAGGGTGGACGTTCCAGCGAGACGGGAAGCAGATTGCAATGCGAGTCAGTGGCAACATGGCTTGTAATGACGGTGAGCTGCTTTTCTCCTGGATGAGGCAAGGGCTGGGTATCGGGTGGCGCTCAACATGGGAAATTCACAAAGAGCTGGAGACAGGAGAGCTCGTCACGGTGCTGGATGAGTTTGCTATGCCCGACTATGACATCCAGGCTGTCTACCCCCAGCAGAGATTTCTCCCGGCGAAGGTGAGGCATTTCATTGACTACCTGAAGGCTGTCTATCAACGCCCGGACTACTGGTTGTAG
- the gcl gene encoding glyoxylate carboligase: MPKMRAIDAAVQVMRREGVDTAFGIPGAAINPLYSALRKVGGIDHVLARHVEGASHMAEGYTRANPGNIGVCIGTSGPAGTDMVTGLYSASADSIPILCITGQAPRARLHKEDFQAVDITSIVKPVTKWATTVLEPGQVPYAFQKAFYEMRTGRPGPVLIDLPFDVQMAEIEFDIDAYESMPVHKPSATRVQAEKALALLNDAERPLLVAGGGIINADASDKLVEFAELTGVPVIPTLMGWGTIPDDHAQMVGMVGLQTSHRYGNATLLESDLVFGIGNRWANRHTGSVDVYTKGRKFVHVDIEPTQIGRVFTPDLGIVSDAGKALDVFLEVAREWKAAGKLKCRQAWLESCQLRKATLQRKTHFDNVPVKPQRVYEEMNQVFGKDTCYISTIGLSQIAGAQFLHVYKPRHWINCGQAGPLGWTIPAALGVVKADPSRNVVALSGDYDFQFMIEELAVGAQFNLPYVHVLVNNAYLGLIRQAQRGFDMDYCVQLAFENINSSEASNYGVDHVAVVEGLGCKALRVSEPHEIAPALRQAQRMAREYRVPVVVEVILERVTNISMGTEIDAINEFEELAVFASDAPTSIIPLSKS, translated from the coding sequence ATGCCTAAGATGAGAGCAATCGATGCAGCCGTTCAGGTCATGCGCCGTGAAGGTGTAGATACCGCATTCGGCATCCCAGGGGCTGCCATCAACCCGTTGTATTCAGCCCTGAGGAAAGTCGGTGGCATCGATCACGTCCTCGCTCGTCACGTCGAAGGCGCTTCGCACATGGCTGAGGGTTACACCCGCGCCAACCCTGGCAACATCGGCGTGTGCATCGGCACCTCCGGCCCTGCCGGCACCGACATGGTCACCGGCCTGTACAGTGCATCGGCCGACTCCATCCCAATTCTGTGCATCACCGGCCAGGCGCCGCGTGCCCGCCTGCACAAGGAAGACTTCCAGGCCGTCGACATCACCAGTATCGTCAAGCCGGTCACCAAGTGGGCCACCACCGTGCTGGAGCCGGGCCAGGTTCCCTACGCGTTCCAGAAGGCCTTCTATGAAATGCGCACCGGACGCCCAGGCCCGGTGCTAATCGACCTGCCGTTCGACGTGCAGATGGCTGAGATCGAATTCGACATCGACGCCTACGAGTCGATGCCGGTGCACAAGCCGTCCGCTACCCGCGTACAGGCCGAGAAAGCCCTGGCCCTGCTCAATGACGCCGAGCGCCCGCTGCTGGTGGCCGGTGGCGGTATCATCAATGCCGACGCCAGCGACAAACTGGTCGAGTTCGCCGAACTGACTGGCGTACCGGTCATCCCGACCCTGATGGGGTGGGGCACCATTCCCGACGACCACGCGCAGATGGTCGGCATGGTCGGTCTGCAGACCTCGCACCGCTACGGCAACGCTACCCTGCTTGAATCTGATTTGGTGTTTGGTATCGGCAATCGCTGGGCCAACCGCCACACCGGTTCTGTCGACGTCTACACAAAAGGCCGCAAGTTCGTGCACGTGGACATCGAGCCCACTCAGATTGGCCGTGTATTTACCCCGGATCTGGGTATCGTTTCCGACGCTGGTAAAGCGCTGGACGTGTTCCTCGAGGTGGCCCGGGAATGGAAAGCCGCTGGCAAGCTGAAATGCCGCCAAGCCTGGTTGGAGAGCTGCCAGCTTCGCAAGGCCACCCTGCAGCGCAAGACACACTTCGACAACGTGCCGGTCAAGCCGCAGCGCGTGTACGAAGAGATGAACCAGGTGTTCGGAAAGGACACCTGCTACATCAGCACCATCGGCCTGTCGCAGATTGCCGGCGCGCAATTCCTGCACGTGTACAAGCCACGCCATTGGATCAACTGTGGCCAGGCCGGCCCTCTTGGCTGGACGATTCCCGCCGCGCTGGGCGTTGTCAAAGCTGATCCAAGCCGGAATGTGGTCGCACTGTCGGGTGACTACGACTTCCAGTTCATGATCGAAGAACTGGCGGTGGGTGCACAGTTCAACCTGCCGTACGTCCACGTTTTGGTGAACAACGCCTACTTGGGCTTGATCCGCCAAGCCCAGCGCGGCTTCGACATGGACTACTGCGTGCAACTGGCGTTCGAGAACATCAACTCGAGCGAGGCCAGCAACTATGGCGTCGATCATGTCGCCGTTGTCGAGGGCTTGGGCTGCAAGGCCCTCCGCGTATCCGAGCCACATGAAATCGCTCCTGCTCTGCGTCAGGCACAACGAATGGCTCGCGAGTACCGCGTACCTGTAGTGGTTGAAGTGATTCTCGAGCGTGTGACCAACATTTCCATGGGCACCGAGATCGATGCAATCAACGAGTTCGAGGAGCTGGCAGTATTCGCTAGCGACGCCCCTACCTCGATTATCCCGCTGAGCAAATCCTGA
- the hyi gene encoding hydroxypyruvate isomerase: MPRLAANLSMLFTEHDFLARFGAAASAGFSGVEYLFPYDFTAEQIWQQLEKHNLSQVLFNLPAGNWANGERGIACLPDRVEEFQSGVEKAIAYAKVLGNRQINCLAGIAPAGVDAELLEKTFVSNLKYAADKLKAAGIRLVMEMINTRDIPGFYLNTTKQALEIQAKVGSDNLFLQYDIYHMQIMEGDLARTMESNLQLINHIQLADNPGRHEPGTGEINYRFLFEHLDRIGYQGWVGAEYKPLTTTEAGLGWLKTHNVI; the protein is encoded by the coding sequence ATGCCCCGTTTAGCAGCCAATCTTTCAATGTTGTTCACCGAGCATGATTTTCTTGCTCGCTTCGGTGCCGCCGCCAGTGCTGGCTTCAGCGGTGTTGAATATCTGTTCCCCTACGACTTCACTGCGGAACAGATTTGGCAGCAGCTCGAAAAGCATAACCTCTCTCAAGTGCTCTTCAACCTGCCAGCAGGTAATTGGGCCAATGGTGAGCGCGGCATTGCCTGCCTGCCAGATCGTGTCGAAGAGTTCCAATCAGGCGTAGAAAAGGCCATTGCTTACGCAAAGGTACTGGGCAATCGTCAGATCAATTGCCTGGCAGGAATTGCCCCTGCAGGTGTTGATGCGGAGCTTTTGGAAAAGACCTTCGTCAGCAATCTGAAGTACGCCGCAGACAAGCTGAAAGCTGCCGGAATCCGCCTGGTCATGGAGATGATCAACACCCGTGACATTCCGGGTTTCTATCTCAATACAACCAAGCAGGCCTTGGAGATCCAGGCAAAGGTTGGGAGCGACAACCTGTTCCTGCAGTACGACATCTACCACATGCAGATCATGGAGGGAGACCTGGCCCGCACCATGGAATCCAATCTCCAGCTGATCAATCACATCCAGCTCGCAGACAACCCGGGTCGACACGAACCGGGCACCGGCGAAATCAACTATCGCTTCCTGTTCGAGCACCTGGATCGAATCGGTTATCAAGGTTGGGTGGGGGCGGAGTACAAACCATTGACCACGACCGAAGCGGGTCTGGGCTGGCTCAAAACCCACAATGTGATCTAA